GCCACATGTGTGCAAACTTTTTCCACTTCATCGAGCAGGTGACTGGCCATAATAATTGTGTGGCCTTTCTTACTCAACTCAATGATCAGTTCACGTATTTCCATAATACCTACCGGGTCAAGGCCATTGGTTGGTTCATCCAGTACCAGTATCTGCGGATCGCCCAGCAAAGCAGCTGCAATAGCAAGGCGTTGTTTCATTCCTAAACTATAAGAACTGAACTTGCTGTTACGACGCTCATACAATTTTACTTTCTGCAATACCGCATCAATGGCAGCTCTGTCGCCACGGCCGCTGATGCTGTTGGTGATTTTTAGATTATTTACTGCTGATAAATAATGATAGAAGTTGGGTGTTTCAAGTAAAGAACCAATCTGTTTACGCAGATCCGGTGAAGCCGGTTGTCCAAACCAGGAATAGTTGCCACTGTCAGCATTCAACACATCAAGGATAATACTGAGCATGGTTGTCTTACCGCTGCCATTTGGACCTAATACGCCGAATACAGAACCTTTCGGCACATTGAAAGAAATACCATTCAGTGCCTGGATTTTTCCGTATCGCTTCTTTAAATCATGTACTTCTAAAATACTCATAGTAATAATTGTGAACTTATGAAAGCTAAATTTAATGGTTTATTCTTCGGGAAGGTAATGCGAATGATAAATGCTTGTAAAATCTCCAAGAGCGGCAAAACCCTTTTCATCAAAACGGAGTTTATGCAAATTCAACGCTTCAATATCGCCGATGAGCACTTTGCGATGCTGCGGATCAAGTGTTCCTCCTGTCTCTCCGGGAGCAGCGGCAGAATCATATTGGTAATGCGGATCACAGATCGTTCCTCTTGGATACATGATGCCGGGAGTTCCCTGCCCTCTTATATCCAATTCATCGGGATGATGAAGCCCGAGCATATGCCCGTACTCATGTGCTGCAGTTGTTGAAGTTTGCAACAAATTCGCCAACTTAAAATAACCGGTATTGCAGCCCAACCCATCAACAAAAGAAACATGCATGGGTGAATATTCCTCAATACGGAAGTAAAACATTTTGGGATCGGTATTATACCAAACTGTTTCCGGTTCCAATTGCGGTTCATAGAATCCTTTGATATCAAATACCACATCGTACCTCTTGCCTTTCAGCTGAATACTTGCTTTGGGCTCATTCCAGTGCTGATCAATATCAGTCGCAATTTGTTTAGCAAGCTCTTCGCTTGCTGCATCACCATAAAAATAAAAATGGGAATGAATG
This portion of the Chitinophagaceae bacterium genome encodes:
- a CDS encoding ABC transporter ATP-binding protein; its protein translation is MSILEVHDLKKRYGKIQALNGISFNVPKGSVFGVLGPNGSGKTTMLSIILDVLNADSGNYSWFGQPASPDLRKQIGSLLETPNFYHYLSAVNNLKITNSISGRGDRAAIDAVLQKVKLYERRNSKFSSYSLGMKQRLAIAAALLGDPQILVLDEPTNGLDPVGIMEIRELIIELSKKGHTIIMASHLLDEVEKVCTHVAILKTGTLVTSGSVDDVLVDEDVVELGAADMEQLKAALSNYPGKTSTTINAQTMQLHFPKGTASAEEVNRYCFNHGIALQYLSIKKKRLEERFFELTNN
- a CDS encoding peptidase M10, whose translation is MALAQLVHTSNQLIIHSHFYFYGDAASEELAKQIATDIDQHWNEPKASIQLKGKRYDVVFDIKGFYEPQLEPETVWYNTDPKMFYFRIEEYSPMHVSFVDGLGCNTGYFKLANLLQTSTTAAHEYGHMLGLHHPDELDIRGQGTPGIMYPRGTICDPHYQYDSAAAPGETGGTLDPQHRKVLIGDIEALNLHKLRFDEKGFAALGDFTSIYHSHYLPEE